The proteins below come from a single Danio aesculapii chromosome 23, fDanAes4.1, whole genome shotgun sequence genomic window:
- the ube2j2 gene encoding ubiquitin-conjugating enzyme E2 J2, whose amino-acid sequence MSNNLNKRAPTTATQRLKQDYLRIKKDPVPYICAEPLPSNILEWHYLVRGPEKTPYEGGYYHGKLIFPREFPFKPPSIYMITPNGRFKCNTRLCLSITDFHPDTWNPAWSVSTILTGLLSFMVEKGPTLGSIETSDFTKRQLASQSLAFNIKDKVFCELFPDVVEEIKQKQRMQEELRSRSQALPLPDVVPDGEAHHAQNGHLPLNGHLPPGANHPPDLQQVNRNHGLLGGALANLFVIVGFAAFAYTVKYVLRSIAQE is encoded by the exons ATGAGCAACAACTTAAACAAGAGGGCCCCAACCACAGCAACACAGCGGCTAAAACAGGACTACTTGCGCATCAAGAAAGATCCAGTCCCGTACATCTGTGCTGAACCTCTGCCCTCCAACATTTTGGAATG GCATTATCTAGTTCGTGGCCCTGAGAAAACTCCATATGAAG GTGGTTACTATCATGGCAAACTAATTTTTCCACGGGAATTTCCCTTCAAGCCTCCGAGCATATACATGATCACACCCAACGGCAGATTTAAATGCAACACAAG GCTGTGTCTCTCCATCACAGATTTTCACCCTGACACGTGGAACCCTGCGTGGTCTGTATCCACCATTTTAACCGGCCTCCTGAGCTTCATGGTGGAAAAAGGCCCGACTCTCGGCAGTATCGAAACCTCTGACTTCACA AAACGACAGCTGGCCTCCCAGAGTCTTGCATTCAACATCAAGGACAAAGTCTTTTGCGAACTCTTTCCAGATGTTGTCGAA GAAATCAAGCAGAAGCAGCGTATGCAGGAGGAGCTCAGGTCACGCTCGCAGGCGCTGCCGCTTCCCGACGTGGTGCCGGACGGTGAAGCCCATCATGCACAAAACGGCCACCTGCCCCTGAACGGGCACCTGCCGCCCGGCGCAAACCACCCCCCCGACCTTCAGCAGGTCAACCGAAACCATGGACTCCTGGGTGGAGCGCTTGCTAATTTGTTCGTCATCGTAGGCTTTGCTGCATTCGCCTACACGGTCAAGTACGTTCTGCGGAGCATCGCGCAGGAATGA